Proteins encoded in a region of the Teredinibacter purpureus genome:
- a CDS encoding aminotransferase class III-fold pyridoxal phosphate-dependent enzyme — MATKSVAFSSLLADYKKYAPACAGEVIDIVESGDGCWVKSITGNLYLDFSSGGFGYTVPEIASPLRAQMKKVALSSRLLICRYVGEVVYRLQDMAPGRLDTSYLCNSSGEGFEGAIKLAKGLYPARRKVVVIEPCTGCTLTYGCLAKGAGAGLLESLNIDVERVNSNVDNISNAIDGDTLCVIFDPIFTGEYLAVMSDRIQDTIHERAKEVGALCVANESATGFAITGKTFTSEHLNFVPDVIVFGTQLDGGCVPFGGYITTSELNERVYGLKNPTLHGSTTAANPLGCMAACLVLDYIKTHNLVNRHVHLQALIESKLVDITETLSVPLSWSCIGSVLSIDLSEALHPSRVNAVFEACSQDGLMLECFNRTVLQLKGALIVGEGEWIAALDVIESSLRKATSEQAQREAEVV; from the coding sequence ATGGCGACAAAATCTGTGGCGTTTTCGAGTCTTCTTGCGGACTATAAAAAATATGCCCCTGCGTGCGCGGGCGAAGTTATTGATATCGTGGAGTCGGGAGATGGATGTTGGGTTAAGAGTATCACTGGGAATCTCTATCTAGATTTTTCCAGTGGAGGTTTTGGTTATACCGTTCCCGAAATAGCGTCTCCGCTTCGCGCCCAAATGAAAAAAGTGGCGTTGTCTAGCCGGTTACTTATCTGCCGGTATGTGGGCGAAGTTGTATATAGGCTACAGGATATGGCGCCTGGACGCCTAGATACTTCGTACCTTTGCAATTCCAGTGGTGAAGGTTTTGAAGGTGCAATAAAACTGGCAAAAGGTCTTTACCCTGCACGAAGAAAAGTAGTGGTAATAGAGCCTTGCACGGGGTGCACGTTAACCTACGGGTGCCTAGCGAAAGGTGCGGGTGCTGGTTTGTTAGAGTCACTCAATATTGACGTTGAGCGGGTAAATAGCAACGTAGATAATATATCGAACGCGATAGATGGAGATACGTTATGTGTCATATTTGATCCCATTTTCACCGGCGAATATTTGGCGGTTATGAGCGATCGAATACAGGACACGATACATGAAAGGGCCAAGGAAGTAGGTGCGTTATGTGTCGCGAACGAATCCGCGACGGGCTTTGCTATAACGGGAAAAACCTTCACCAGTGAACATTTAAATTTCGTTCCTGATGTCATTGTCTTCGGCACGCAGCTCGACGGGGGCTGCGTCCCTTTTGGCGGCTATATTACAACATCTGAATTAAATGAGCGTGTTTACGGTCTTAAAAACCCTACCTTGCATGGCAGTACAACAGCGGCGAATCCACTTGGCTGTATGGCCGCTTGTTTAGTATTGGATTATATTAAAACCCATAATTTAGTTAATCGACATGTACATTTACAGGCGCTAATTGAATCCAAATTAGTCGATATTACTGAGACTTTATCCGTTCCTTTATCGTGGTCTTGTATTGGTAGTGTGCTATCCATCGATCTAAGTGAAGCGCTACACCCTAGCCGCGTGAACGCCGTATTCGAGGCGTGCAGTCAAGATGGCTTGATGCTTGAGTGTTTCAATAGAACCGTACTGCAGTTGAAAGGCGCGTTAATTGTTGGGGAGGGCGAATGGATCGCGGCGCTAGACGTTATCGAAAGCTCGCTCCGCAAGGCAACATCCGAGCAGGCGCAGAGGGAGGCAGAGGTCGTATGA
- a CDS encoding aspartate aminotransferase family protein, whose translation MNKLNDRDQVVEACEKYWNPAAAALYRISHKTLESHAKGSWVYDENGDAYLDFACSYGVFVVGHGNPEVIEAADSQIQKIGAKVSKFPSVESITLRKAIAESLPEDLNKVWLASTGAEACEIAMRAAMIIMAPRKKLVVIENSYHGKTLGALGFLGQTAHRLPFGDLMSHIEYVPFGDVAAISSAIDDQTAAVLVEPILGGPFLQVPPLGYLKIIESRCKATGTLFIADEIQTAFGRAGKLYAIDYDNVVPDMILLSKGLTGGATPFAALVMKESVHNSLGESEFYDERLLQSENGGSPYACSVALAAINFITRNNLILKSDALGARLLTGLHRIAKKYPKFIIEARGVGLMTGLCVRNSAIESAISMVLGKKNVHTGHSLNETIAHPVLRFYPPLTVTPDEIDLCLTKLEETMAQLSCRPFLMFKVLDVIARRQYKIPSKYLYKLTGIKPIYTLG comes from the coding sequence ATGAACAAGCTAAATGATCGTGATCAGGTGGTTGAGGCTTGCGAAAAATATTGGAATCCGGCCGCGGCCGCTCTCTATCGCATTAGCCATAAAACGTTGGAATCTCATGCAAAAGGTAGCTGGGTATATGACGAAAACGGAGACGCGTATTTAGATTTTGCGTGCTCATATGGTGTGTTCGTAGTAGGGCATGGCAATCCAGAAGTTATAGAAGCCGCAGACAGTCAAATACAAAAAATAGGCGCTAAAGTGTCGAAATTTCCGAGTGTTGAAAGTATTACGCTTAGGAAAGCAATCGCTGAAAGTTTACCAGAAGACTTAAACAAGGTTTGGCTGGCTAGCACCGGAGCAGAAGCGTGCGAAATAGCGATGCGTGCAGCCATGATAATAATGGCACCGCGTAAAAAATTAGTGGTAATCGAAAACTCTTATCACGGTAAAACACTAGGGGCATTAGGTTTTCTTGGCCAAACAGCACACCGATTACCTTTTGGCGATTTAATGTCACATATTGAGTACGTACCGTTCGGCGATGTGGCAGCCATTTCGAGCGCCATTGATGACCAAACCGCCGCTGTATTGGTAGAGCCCATATTGGGTGGGCCGTTTCTTCAAGTTCCGCCTCTAGGTTATTTAAAAATCATTGAGTCTCGTTGCAAAGCGACAGGTACGTTGTTTATTGCAGATGAAATTCAAACGGCATTCGGTCGTGCGGGTAAGCTCTATGCTATCGATTACGACAACGTCGTTCCAGATATGATCTTACTTTCAAAGGGCCTTACTGGCGGCGCGACGCCTTTTGCCGCGTTAGTTATGAAGGAAAGCGTGCACAATAGTCTTGGTGAAAGCGAATTCTACGACGAGCGGCTGCTGCAATCTGAAAATGGCGGAAGCCCCTATGCTTGTAGCGTCGCCTTAGCGGCCATAAATTTTATCACCCGTAATAATTTAATATTAAAATCCGATGCGTTAGGGGCAAGACTTTTAACAGGACTGCATCGCATTGCCAAAAAATACCCAAAATTTATTATAGAAGCGCGAGGTGTGGGCTTAATGACAGGCCTATGCGTTAGAAACTCTGCGATTGAAAGCGCGATATCGATGGTGCTAGGAAAAAAGAATGTGCATACAGGGCATTCTCTAAACGAAACCATTGCGCATCCTGTTCTACGCTTCTACCCCCCTCTTACCGTTACGCCAGACGAGATCGACTTGTGCCTTACTAAGCTTGAAGAGACTATGGCGCAACTTAGCTGTAGGCCTTTTCTAATGTTTAAAGTTCTAGATGTGATCGCGCGGCGGCAGTACAAAATTCCATCAAAATATTTATATAAATTAACGGGTATAAAACCAATCTATACATTGGGTTAA
- a CDS encoding 8-amino-7-oxononanoate synthase family protein — translation MVSTLFEKLQDSTTVFHSLDECERHQWDLNGFSQSGLDYSFLKTVEDSGINKLKHRYALIDDAEGETIGRANFYEVDMDFTTMDKKMTDGVKKSVKALYPDFMTFKVYEMGMFTMIGEALDVNKQEDTAFCLAQAAQHMQAYCEEENADFMLIRDIPYENLELYREVLEPAGFYPALGFANASLPLRWECFDDYLMSLNSKDRHKLKTALKTEEKFGVQVEVINDYSTLSSELEHLWKKVNAKAKDYSREQLNEAYFIQSAKWLHENSEIIAFRYEGKLVAFMYNVFGSDDYTMLDWGVDYDFPLYSKVSLYRTASVLSIKRAFELGKSCFEMGITNYIPKKLLGATMEPLTYFVKHRDSDEYSKTLARLLTENIDLPEVLHANKTGEQTSFTDVDWIEMIRSMQDNCSPQDVFKIADREYKHSLLKMGKIYGFYPEFRSSQSSSIVNENGEDVVLIGTNSYLGLNSHPGVIKASVEATQKYGSGCSGSPLLNGTLDLHAKLEKELAAFVNKPSAVLCSTGYQTNLAALSALCNRDTLVLMDERNHRSLYDGVRLSGADIALFRHCDLAHAERILKRNVGRPCLWVTDSVFSMEGTVADLSTMCDLKEKYGCRLFVDESHAFGVLGETGRGVSELHNVVDRVDIVMGTFSKSLASLGGFIAASEDVVEFIKHKAGGHIFSASLPAGVVAAVRESLRLVDAEPERRVQLLEKSKYMADALKEMGYMAEYNNTPIVPVVFGDETLALAAYKKFFEEGVFVNPVIPPAVPDFQSGFRTSYMANHEWKDLDRALAVFKKLRPYLVDKTPLEGTDINENNAVGNNKNAHQVSA, via the coding sequence ATGGTCTCTACATTGTTTGAAAAGTTACAGGACAGCACAACAGTTTTCCACTCATTGGATGAGTGTGAGCGCCACCAGTGGGATTTGAACGGCTTTAGCCAATCTGGTTTAGATTATTCGTTTCTTAAAACAGTAGAAGACTCAGGTATTAATAAGTTAAAGCACCGCTACGCCCTAATCGATGACGCCGAAGGCGAAACCATCGGGCGGGCCAACTTTTATGAAGTTGATATGGATTTTACAACGATGGATAAAAAAATGACTGACGGTGTGAAAAAGTCAGTCAAAGCACTCTACCCAGATTTTATGACGTTTAAAGTCTACGAAATGGGAATGTTTACCATGATAGGCGAGGCGTTAGATGTTAACAAACAAGAAGATACTGCTTTTTGTCTCGCTCAGGCCGCGCAGCATATGCAAGCCTATTGCGAGGAAGAAAATGCAGATTTCATGTTAATTCGTGATATTCCTTACGAGAATCTTGAGCTTTACCGGGAAGTGCTAGAGCCTGCGGGTTTTTACCCTGCGTTGGGTTTTGCCAATGCAAGCCTACCGTTGCGATGGGAATGTTTTGACGACTACCTCATGTCACTGAACAGCAAAGATAGGCATAAGTTAAAAACGGCACTGAAAACTGAAGAGAAATTTGGCGTACAGGTAGAAGTGATAAATGATTATTCCACCCTTTCGTCGGAGCTCGAACATCTTTGGAAGAAGGTTAACGCCAAAGCAAAAGATTATAGCCGCGAACAATTAAACGAAGCCTATTTTATCCAATCAGCAAAATGGTTACATGAGAATAGCGAAATTATAGCCTTTCGTTACGAGGGAAAACTCGTTGCGTTTATGTATAACGTTTTCGGTAGTGACGACTATACCATGCTGGACTGGGGGGTTGACTACGACTTTCCGCTCTATAGCAAGGTTAGTCTCTATCGAACGGCTTCAGTGTTATCGATAAAGCGTGCGTTCGAATTAGGGAAATCTTGTTTTGAAATGGGTATCACCAACTACATACCTAAAAAATTATTAGGTGCCACAATGGAGCCCCTTACATATTTCGTAAAACACAGAGATAGTGACGAGTATTCGAAAACGCTTGCGCGGTTGTTAACTGAAAATATTGACCTGCCGGAAGTTCTTCATGCGAATAAAACAGGTGAACAGACATCGTTCACTGACGTTGATTGGATTGAAATGATCAGGTCAATGCAGGATAACTGTTCGCCGCAAGATGTCTTTAAAATTGCGGATAGAGAATACAAGCATAGTCTGTTAAAAATGGGAAAAATATACGGGTTTTACCCGGAGTTTCGATCTTCGCAAAGCTCGTCCATTGTCAATGAGAATGGAGAGGACGTTGTGCTTATTGGTACGAACTCTTATCTCGGTTTGAATTCTCATCCAGGCGTTATCAAAGCCTCTGTGGAAGCAACCCAAAAATATGGCTCCGGTTGTAGTGGTTCTCCGCTTTTAAACGGCACGTTAGATTTACATGCGAAGTTAGAGAAAGAGTTGGCGGCGTTTGTTAACAAACCTTCGGCCGTTCTTTGCAGTACAGGCTACCAAACTAACCTTGCAGCGCTTTCTGCGTTGTGTAATCGCGATACGCTGGTTTTGATGGACGAGCGAAACCACCGCAGCCTATACGATGGTGTTCGATTGTCGGGTGCTGATATCGCGCTATTTCGACACTGTGATTTAGCTCATGCCGAGAGAATTCTTAAGCGAAACGTTGGAAGGCCCTGTTTATGGGTGACCGATTCGGTGTTTAGCATGGAAGGCACCGTAGCAGACCTTTCAACGATGTGCGACTTAAAGGAAAAGTATGGTTGCCGGTTATTTGTGGACGAATCTCATGCGTTTGGCGTTCTTGGTGAAACTGGGCGCGGTGTATCGGAATTACATAACGTAGTTGACCGCGTGGATATTGTGATGGGAACGTTTAGTAAATCGTTGGCCTCTTTGGGTGGTTTTATTGCTGCGAGCGAAGACGTAGTGGAATTTATTAAGCACAAGGCGGGTGGCCATATTTTCTCGGCAAGTTTGCCCGCCGGTGTGGTGGCAGCTGTACGAGAGTCACTTCGCCTTGTCGATGCTGAGCCAGAGCGTCGTGTGCAACTACTTGAAAAATCAAAGTATATGGCCGATGCCTTAAAGGAAATGGGGTATATGGCGGAATACAACAATACGCCGATCGTGCCGGTTGTCTTTGGTGATGAAACATTGGCGTTAGCGGCCTATAAAAAGTTTTTTGAAGAGGGGGTTTTTGTTAACCCTGTCATACCACCAGCGGTGCCAGACTTCCAGTCGGGGTTCAGGACAAGTTATATGGCCAATCATGAATGGAAAGATTTAGATAGAGCACTGGCTGTTTTCAAAAAGTTACGCCCTTACCTTGTCGATAAAACCCCATTAGAAGGAACTGATATCAATGAAAATAACGCTGTTGGAAATAATAAAAACGCACACCAAGTCTCCGCGTGA
- a CDS encoding acyl carrier protein encodes MKITLLEIIKTHTKSPREISVKSRFVEDLGFDSFSMMLAISDIEDAFDVAIPSSQLSNLLCVNDLYEIMLELEVTSTTEENVA; translated from the coding sequence ATGAAAATAACGCTGTTGGAAATAATAAAAACGCACACCAAGTCTCCGCGTGAAATATCTGTTAAATCACGTTTTGTGGAAGATTTGGGGTTCGATTCATTTAGCATGATGCTAGCCATTAGTGATATTGAAGACGCGTTTGATGTTGCTATACCTTCATCGCAGCTCAGCAATCTGTTGTGCGTTAATGATCTATACGAAATCATGCTTGAGCTAGAGGTTACATCAACAACAGAGGAGAATGTCGCGTGA
- a CDS encoding AMP-binding protein, giving the protein MKDVNKNDYEIQQSLWDHLESCDDKGIEFFIEDKLDFNFYSYQELYYRSLTVKDKLEALGVSRGDRVLLCAQNSPEFVLTWLGLWMLGAVPVPMPPSITMSGGGSFSQRVAPLLNFHQFFICERNDHMLWQALPNADMVEFVEMKNLTSVAMVSPLSVEPNRENSVERRVAYEDDAFIQYTSGSTSAPKGIIISYRNVTDNISAITERIGVTSERDTYISWLPTYHDYGLVANFLMCLFNQIPMVMVTPFYFVKRPLRFMEFVQRFQATCVCMPNFALEVILRAVAIKKPKVEDLNISSLRWWSVAAEPIAPETITALRNVLGRYGLGEGVINPSYGLAEATVGVSGNAAGGEILIVGGEKRFVANGPLLRGFDYELRDVQPDGSGRLHLRGDSVAKWAYVDGERVALLDEKGFCDTRDIAVFKDDELIIFGRGDEMFSRRGENIFPYDIECFVRNYAPLQVRRAACFNLVDPVNNSEKLVVLYESRIKKEAFHTTIKPELFAQIQADTGVKVDEILWVPAHTIPVTTSGKIQRTKAASLYTSSIHSYSTAAQ; this is encoded by the coding sequence GTGAAGGATGTGAATAAAAACGACTACGAAATTCAGCAATCGTTATGGGACCATCTAGAATCTTGTGATGATAAAGGCATAGAGTTTTTTATTGAGGATAAACTGGACTTTAACTTTTATTCTTATCAAGAGCTTTACTACCGCTCGCTTACTGTTAAAGATAAGCTCGAGGCGTTAGGCGTGTCTCGTGGCGATAGAGTGCTGTTGTGTGCACAAAACTCACCAGAGTTCGTTCTCACGTGGTTAGGGTTATGGATGCTGGGTGCAGTACCTGTTCCCATGCCGCCTTCAATAACCATGTCTGGCGGAGGTTCATTTAGCCAGCGTGTTGCGCCGCTTTTGAACTTCCACCAATTTTTTATCTGTGAACGAAATGATCATATGTTATGGCAGGCTTTGCCAAATGCTGACATGGTCGAGTTTGTAGAAATGAAAAATTTGACTAGTGTGGCGATGGTAAGCCCGTTATCGGTTGAGCCTAATCGCGAAAATTCCGTGGAACGCCGTGTAGCGTACGAAGACGATGCCTTTATTCAGTATACCTCTGGAAGCACAAGCGCACCTAAAGGCATTATTATTAGTTATAGAAATGTTACTGATAATATTTCGGCCATTACCGAACGTATTGGTGTTACGAGCGAGCGGGATACTTATATCTCGTGGCTGCCTACCTATCACGACTACGGCCTGGTGGCCAACTTCTTGATGTGTCTATTTAATCAAATACCCATGGTAATGGTAACGCCGTTCTATTTTGTAAAACGGCCATTACGATTTATGGAGTTCGTACAACGATTTCAAGCAACCTGTGTGTGCATGCCGAATTTCGCACTCGAAGTTATCCTGCGAGCCGTTGCTATAAAGAAACCCAAAGTAGAGGATCTGAATATTTCCTCTTTGCGGTGGTGGTCAGTTGCGGCAGAACCCATTGCGCCCGAAACCATAACGGCTTTGCGGAATGTGTTAGGTCGGTATGGCTTGGGCGAAGGCGTTATTAACCCGTCCTATGGCTTGGCCGAAGCGACAGTTGGCGTTTCGGGTAACGCGGCCGGTGGCGAAATTCTTATCGTGGGCGGGGAAAAAAGGTTCGTGGCGAACGGGCCCTTATTGCGTGGTTTTGATTACGAACTACGCGACGTTCAGCCAGACGGAAGTGGTCGTCTGCATTTGCGGGGGGATAGTGTTGCGAAATGGGCGTATGTTGATGGTGAGCGTGTCGCGTTATTGGATGAAAAAGGGTTTTGTGATACACGCGATATTGCCGTTTTTAAGGATGATGAATTAATTATCTTTGGCCGTGGTGATGAAATGTTCAGTCGGCGAGGTGAGAATATATTTCCCTACGATATTGAATGCTTCGTGCGTAACTATGCTCCACTTCAGGTTCGACGCGCCGCATGTTTTAACCTAGTCGATCCTGTAAACAATAGTGAAAAATTAGTGGTTCTTTATGAAAGTCGTATAAAAAAAGAGGCGTTTCACACCACTATTAAGCCGGAACTTTTCGCCCAAATTCAAGCCGACACTGGCGTTAAAGTTGACGAGATTTTATGGGTCCCAGCCCATACCATTCCCGTCACAACCAGCGGAAAAATACAGCGTACTAAGGCTGCGTCTCTGTACACCAGCAGCATTCATTCCTACTCTACAGCAGCACAATAG
- a CDS encoding gluconate 2-dehydrogenase subunit 3 family protein, translated as MTMTNLDMIRDLAEGIIPQTDSLGAHQLPVAEMVLDVAASWPFEQEQLFFQSLAYVASLPLQFFGKELNALTSEEKQSFIALIAEVPELHPFFEPFRKLIVLNYYALPPAYEAIGMPGPSIDTGGHTI; from the coding sequence ATGACTATGACAAATCTAGACATGATACGAGATCTCGCTGAAGGTATTATTCCGCAAACAGACAGTTTGGGCGCGCACCAATTACCTGTAGCGGAAATGGTGTTAGACGTGGCGGCGAGTTGGCCGTTCGAGCAAGAACAGTTGTTTTTTCAGAGTTTGGCGTATGTTGCCTCTCTTCCACTGCAGTTTTTCGGAAAAGAGCTGAACGCACTAACGTCCGAAGAAAAGCAGTCTTTTATTGCGCTAATAGCCGAAGTTCCTGAGTTACACCCTTTTTTCGAGCCGTTTCGAAAATTAATTGTCCTTAATTATTATGCTCTACCGCCGGCTTATGAAGCGATTGGCATGCCTGGCCCGAGTATCGATACGGGCGGACACACCATTTAA